In a single window of the Canis lupus dingo isolate Sandy chromosome 18, ASM325472v2, whole genome shotgun sequence genome:
- the LRRC56 gene encoding leucine-rich repeat-containing protein 56 isoform X4 produces the protein MDQACNRAHGPWPGTAAVRVRELGWQGPYNPRPQSKDPGSRRDSHGERLVQEYLSPARLRALAQVDDLGLVNMLEMCVNTRENSLGNFGKHLPKLSQLKLNGSCLGSVRDLGTSLGCLQVLWLARCGLTDLDGVGSFLALKELYVSYNNISDLSPLCLLEELEVLDLEGNSVDDLGQVRYLQLCPRLATLTLEGNLVCLRPGPSPSSKIIPMEPTFRDSAPSCSCPTPSLGPPGRGPSPYWSLGVPCLKACFPGTQLQRMTAATSPTVLAGSSAGTPPKACGSADTSARSLESQQEGATASGGPRRSPEEQEDKPRPKTPSGPPCLAPEPFRTLGCNLIPCPPKMPSDSSHSSWGATGLQFQRRRLRALCSLGPGLGQGAGLGQGLAAGTALRALEVTSGPSPRAQGCPGPKAAPDSAARVPGLRRMLHLNPITPAQAPP, from the exons ATGGACCAGGCCTGCAACAGAGCCCACGGGCCGTGGCCTGGCACAGCCGCTGTTCGAGTGCGGGAGCTGGGCTGGCAAGGACCGTACAACCCTCGGCCACAGAGCAAGGACCCGGGCAGCCGTAGGGACAGCCATGGCGAGCGGCTGGTACAGGAGTACCTGTCACCTGCCCGACTG CGGGCCCTGGCCCAGGTAGATGACCTTGGACTGGTGAACATGCTGGAGATGTGTGTCAACACCCGTGAGAACAGCCTGGGGAACTTTG GGAAGCACCTGCCCAAGCTCAGCCAGCTGAAGCTGAACGGCAGCTGCCTGGGCTCCGTGAG AGACCTGGGCACCTCCCTGGGCTGCCTGCAGGTGCTGTGGCTGGCTCGCTGTGGCCTGACTGACCTGGACGGCGTTGGCTCCTTCCTGGCCCTGAAG GAGCTCTACGTCTCCTACAACAACATCTCAGACCTGAGCCCGCTGTGCCTGCTCGAGGAGCTAGAGGTGCTGGACCTGGAAGGCAACAGCGTGGACGACCTGGGACAGGTGCGCTACCTGCAGCTGTGCCCGCGGCTGGCCACACTCACTCTGGAAGGCAACCTGGTGTGCCTGCGGCCAGGGCCCAGCCCTTCCAGCAAG ATCATCCCCATGGAGCCAACATTCAGAGACTCAGCTCCGAGCTGTTCTTGCCCGACACCCAGCCTCGGGCCCCCAGGCCGTGGCCCCTCTCCCTACTGGTCCCTGGGGGTCCCCTGCCTGAAAGCCTGCTTCCCAGGGACCCAGCTCCAGAGGATGACAGCAGCAACCTCACCCACG GTGCTGGCCGGGTCCTCTGCGGGAACCCCACCAAAGGCCTGCGGGAGCGCCGACACCAGTGCCAG GTCCCTGGAGTCCCAGCAGGAAGGTGCCACGGCCTCCGGGGGTCCACGGAGGAGCCCTGAAGAGCAAGAGGACAAGCCTAGGCCCAAGACTCCCTCCGGCCCCCCGTGCCTGGCCCCAG AGCCTTTCAGGACCTTGGGCTGTAACCTGATCCCCTGTCCCCCCAAGATGCCTTCTGATTCTAGCCACAGCTCCTGGGGGGCCACAGGCCTGCAGTTCCAGAGGCGCAGGCTCAGAGCTCTGTGCAGCTTAGGGCCTGGCCTGGGCCAGGGAgctggcctggggcaggggctggctgCAGGGACGGCTCTGAGAGCCCTGGAGGTGACCTCAGGCCCAAGCCCTCGAGCCCAGGGATGTCCAGGCCCAAAGGCAGCACCAGATTCAGCAGCCAGAGTCCCTGGCCTGCGGCGCATGCTGCACCTGAACCCTAtcaccccagcccaggcccccccCTAG
- the LRRC56 gene encoding leucine-rich repeat-containing protein 56 isoform X1, with translation MDQACNRAHGPWPGTAAVRVRELGWQGPYNPRPQSKDPGSRRDSHGERLVQEYLSPARLRALAQVDDLGLVNMLEMCVNTRENSLGNFGKHLPKLSQLKLNGSCLGSVRDLGTSLGCLQVLWLARCGLTDLDGVGSFLALKELYVSYNNISDLSPLCLLEELEVLDLEGNSVDDLGQVRYLQLCPRLATLTLEGNLVCLRPGPSPSSKVPRGYNYRAEVRKLIPQLQVLDEVPAAHTGLPASWKLDQDWLMVKEAIKEAGVFDGLLPGLDHPHGANIQRLSSELFLPDTQPRAPRPWPLSLLVPGGPLPESLLPRDPAPEDDSSNLTHGAGRVLCGNPTKGLRERRHQCQAWAAPEPLPPHRLEDSAMSASIPGPDQTDSSGDLLALARLPAHRELGLWSLESQQEGATASGGPRRSPEEQEDKPRPKTPSGPPCLAPEPFRTLGCNLIPCPPKMPSDSSHSSWGATGLQFQRRRLRALCSLGPGLGQGAGLGQGLAAGTALRALEVTSGPSPRAQGCPGPKAAPDSAARVPGLRRMLHLNPITPAQAPP, from the exons ATGGACCAGGCCTGCAACAGAGCCCACGGGCCGTGGCCTGGCACAGCCGCTGTTCGAGTGCGGGAGCTGGGCTGGCAAGGACCGTACAACCCTCGGCCACAGAGCAAGGACCCGGGCAGCCGTAGGGACAGCCATGGCGAGCGGCTGGTACAGGAGTACCTGTCACCTGCCCGACTG CGGGCCCTGGCCCAGGTAGATGACCTTGGACTGGTGAACATGCTGGAGATGTGTGTCAACACCCGTGAGAACAGCCTGGGGAACTTTG GGAAGCACCTGCCCAAGCTCAGCCAGCTGAAGCTGAACGGCAGCTGCCTGGGCTCCGTGAG AGACCTGGGCACCTCCCTGGGCTGCCTGCAGGTGCTGTGGCTGGCTCGCTGTGGCCTGACTGACCTGGACGGCGTTGGCTCCTTCCTGGCCCTGAAG GAGCTCTACGTCTCCTACAACAACATCTCAGACCTGAGCCCGCTGTGCCTGCTCGAGGAGCTAGAGGTGCTGGACCTGGAAGGCAACAGCGTGGACGACCTGGGACAGGTGCGCTACCTGCAGCTGTGCCCGCGGCTGGCCACACTCACTCTGGAAGGCAACCTGGTGTGCCTGCGGCCAGGGCCCAGCCCTTCCAGCAAG GTGCCCCGGGGCTACAACTATCGGGCAGAGGTGAGGAAGCTCATCCCCCAGCTGCAGGTCCTGGATGAGGTGCCGGCCGCACACACTGGCCTGCCGGCCTCCTGGAAGCTGGACCAGGACTGGCTCATGGTGAAGGAGGCCATCAAGGAGGCCGGTGTCTTCGATGGCCTGCTCCCTGGGCTGG ATCATCCCCATGGAGCCAACATTCAGAGACTCAGCTCCGAGCTGTTCTTGCCCGACACCCAGCCTCGGGCCCCCAGGCCGTGGCCCCTCTCCCTACTGGTCCCTGGGGGTCCCCTGCCTGAAAGCCTGCTTCCCAGGGACCCAGCTCCAGAGGATGACAGCAGCAACCTCACCCACG GTGCTGGCCGGGTCCTCTGCGGGAACCCCACCAAAGGCCTGCGGGAGCGCCGACACCAGTGCCAG gcctgggcagcACCGGAGCCGCTGCCCCCACACAGGCTGGAGGACTCGGCTATGAGTGCCTCTATCCCAGGGCCTGACCAGACAGACAGCAGCGGCGACCTCCTGGCCTTGGCTAGGCTTCCGGCCCACAGGGAGCTGGGCCTGTG GTCCCTGGAGTCCCAGCAGGAAGGTGCCACGGCCTCCGGGGGTCCACGGAGGAGCCCTGAAGAGCAAGAGGACAAGCCTAGGCCCAAGACTCCCTCCGGCCCCCCGTGCCTGGCCCCAG AGCCTTTCAGGACCTTGGGCTGTAACCTGATCCCCTGTCCCCCCAAGATGCCTTCTGATTCTAGCCACAGCTCCTGGGGGGCCACAGGCCTGCAGTTCCAGAGGCGCAGGCTCAGAGCTCTGTGCAGCTTAGGGCCTGGCCTGGGCCAGGGAgctggcctggggcaggggctggctgCAGGGACGGCTCTGAGAGCCCTGGAGGTGACCTCAGGCCCAAGCCCTCGAGCCCAGGGATGTCCAGGCCCAAAGGCAGCACCAGATTCAGCAGCCAGAGTCCCTGGCCTGCGGCGCATGCTGCACCTGAACCCTAtcaccccagcccaggcccccccCTAG
- the LRRC56 gene encoding leucine-rich repeat-containing protein 56 isoform X2 → MDQACNRAHGPWPGTAAVRVRELGWQGPYNPRPQSKDPGSRRDSHGERLVQEYLSPARLRALAQVDDLGLVNMLEMCVNTRENSLGNFGKHLPKLSQLKLNGSCLGSVRDLGTSLGCLQVLWLARCGLTDLDGVGSFLALKELYVSYNNISDLSPLCLLEELEVLDLEGNSVDDLGQVRYLQLCPRLATLTLEGNLVCLRPGPSPSSKLQVLDEVPAAHTGLPASWKLDQDWLMVKEAIKEAGVFDGLLPGLDHPHGANIQRLSSELFLPDTQPRAPRPWPLSLLVPGGPLPESLLPRDPAPEDDSSNLTHGAGRVLCGNPTKGLRERRHQCQAWAAPEPLPPHRLEDSAMSASIPGPDQTDSSGDLLALARLPAHRELGLWSLESQQEGATASGGPRRSPEEQEDKPRPKTPSGPPCLAPEPFRTLGCNLIPCPPKMPSDSSHSSWGATGLQFQRRRLRALCSLGPGLGQGAGLGQGLAAGTALRALEVTSGPSPRAQGCPGPKAAPDSAARVPGLRRMLHLNPITPAQAPP, encoded by the exons ATGGACCAGGCCTGCAACAGAGCCCACGGGCCGTGGCCTGGCACAGCCGCTGTTCGAGTGCGGGAGCTGGGCTGGCAAGGACCGTACAACCCTCGGCCACAGAGCAAGGACCCGGGCAGCCGTAGGGACAGCCATGGCGAGCGGCTGGTACAGGAGTACCTGTCACCTGCCCGACTG CGGGCCCTGGCCCAGGTAGATGACCTTGGACTGGTGAACATGCTGGAGATGTGTGTCAACACCCGTGAGAACAGCCTGGGGAACTTTG GGAAGCACCTGCCCAAGCTCAGCCAGCTGAAGCTGAACGGCAGCTGCCTGGGCTCCGTGAG AGACCTGGGCACCTCCCTGGGCTGCCTGCAGGTGCTGTGGCTGGCTCGCTGTGGCCTGACTGACCTGGACGGCGTTGGCTCCTTCCTGGCCCTGAAG GAGCTCTACGTCTCCTACAACAACATCTCAGACCTGAGCCCGCTGTGCCTGCTCGAGGAGCTAGAGGTGCTGGACCTGGAAGGCAACAGCGTGGACGACCTGGGACAGGTGCGCTACCTGCAGCTGTGCCCGCGGCTGGCCACACTCACTCTGGAAGGCAACCTGGTGTGCCTGCGGCCAGGGCCCAGCCCTTCCAGCAAG CTGCAGGTCCTGGATGAGGTGCCGGCCGCACACACTGGCCTGCCGGCCTCCTGGAAGCTGGACCAGGACTGGCTCATGGTGAAGGAGGCCATCAAGGAGGCCGGTGTCTTCGATGGCCTGCTCCCTGGGCTGG ATCATCCCCATGGAGCCAACATTCAGAGACTCAGCTCCGAGCTGTTCTTGCCCGACACCCAGCCTCGGGCCCCCAGGCCGTGGCCCCTCTCCCTACTGGTCCCTGGGGGTCCCCTGCCTGAAAGCCTGCTTCCCAGGGACCCAGCTCCAGAGGATGACAGCAGCAACCTCACCCACG GTGCTGGCCGGGTCCTCTGCGGGAACCCCACCAAAGGCCTGCGGGAGCGCCGACACCAGTGCCAG gcctgggcagcACCGGAGCCGCTGCCCCCACACAGGCTGGAGGACTCGGCTATGAGTGCCTCTATCCCAGGGCCTGACCAGACAGACAGCAGCGGCGACCTCCTGGCCTTGGCTAGGCTTCCGGCCCACAGGGAGCTGGGCCTGTG GTCCCTGGAGTCCCAGCAGGAAGGTGCCACGGCCTCCGGGGGTCCACGGAGGAGCCCTGAAGAGCAAGAGGACAAGCCTAGGCCCAAGACTCCCTCCGGCCCCCCGTGCCTGGCCCCAG AGCCTTTCAGGACCTTGGGCTGTAACCTGATCCCCTGTCCCCCCAAGATGCCTTCTGATTCTAGCCACAGCTCCTGGGGGGCCACAGGCCTGCAGTTCCAGAGGCGCAGGCTCAGAGCTCTGTGCAGCTTAGGGCCTGGCCTGGGCCAGGGAgctggcctggggcaggggctggctgCAGGGACGGCTCTGAGAGCCCTGGAGGTGACCTCAGGCCCAAGCCCTCGAGCCCAGGGATGTCCAGGCCCAAAGGCAGCACCAGATTCAGCAGCCAGAGTCCCTGGCCTGCGGCGCATGCTGCACCTGAACCCTAtcaccccagcccaggcccccccCTAG
- the LRRC56 gene encoding leucine-rich repeat-containing protein 56 isoform X3 — protein MDQACNRAHGPWPGTAAVRVRELGWQGPYNPRPQSKDPGSRRDSHGERLVQEYLSPARLRALAQVDDLGLVNMLEMCVNTRENSLGNFGKHLPKLSQLKLNGSCLGSVRDLGTSLGCLQVLWLARCGLTDLDGVGSFLALKELYVSYNNISDLSPLCLLEELEVLDLEGNSVDDLGQVPRGYNYRAEVRKLIPQLQVLDEVPAAHTGLPASWKLDQDWLMVKEAIKEAGVFDGLLPGLDHPHGANIQRLSSELFLPDTQPRAPRPWPLSLLVPGGPLPESLLPRDPAPEDDSSNLTHGAGRVLCGNPTKGLRERRHQCQAWAAPEPLPPHRLEDSAMSASIPGPDQTDSSGDLLALARLPAHRELGLWSLESQQEGATASGGPRRSPEEQEDKPRPKTPSGPPCLAPEPFRTLGCNLIPCPPKMPSDSSHSSWGATGLQFQRRRLRALCSLGPGLGQGAGLGQGLAAGTALRALEVTSGPSPRAQGCPGPKAAPDSAARVPGLRRMLHLNPITPAQAPP, from the exons ATGGACCAGGCCTGCAACAGAGCCCACGGGCCGTGGCCTGGCACAGCCGCTGTTCGAGTGCGGGAGCTGGGCTGGCAAGGACCGTACAACCCTCGGCCACAGAGCAAGGACCCGGGCAGCCGTAGGGACAGCCATGGCGAGCGGCTGGTACAGGAGTACCTGTCACCTGCCCGACTG CGGGCCCTGGCCCAGGTAGATGACCTTGGACTGGTGAACATGCTGGAGATGTGTGTCAACACCCGTGAGAACAGCCTGGGGAACTTTG GGAAGCACCTGCCCAAGCTCAGCCAGCTGAAGCTGAACGGCAGCTGCCTGGGCTCCGTGAG AGACCTGGGCACCTCCCTGGGCTGCCTGCAGGTGCTGTGGCTGGCTCGCTGTGGCCTGACTGACCTGGACGGCGTTGGCTCCTTCCTGGCCCTGAAG GAGCTCTACGTCTCCTACAACAACATCTCAGACCTGAGCCCGCTGTGCCTGCTCGAGGAGCTAGAGGTGCTGGACCTGGAAGGCAACAGCGTGGACGACCTGGGACAG GTGCCCCGGGGCTACAACTATCGGGCAGAGGTGAGGAAGCTCATCCCCCAGCTGCAGGTCCTGGATGAGGTGCCGGCCGCACACACTGGCCTGCCGGCCTCCTGGAAGCTGGACCAGGACTGGCTCATGGTGAAGGAGGCCATCAAGGAGGCCGGTGTCTTCGATGGCCTGCTCCCTGGGCTGG ATCATCCCCATGGAGCCAACATTCAGAGACTCAGCTCCGAGCTGTTCTTGCCCGACACCCAGCCTCGGGCCCCCAGGCCGTGGCCCCTCTCCCTACTGGTCCCTGGGGGTCCCCTGCCTGAAAGCCTGCTTCCCAGGGACCCAGCTCCAGAGGATGACAGCAGCAACCTCACCCACG GTGCTGGCCGGGTCCTCTGCGGGAACCCCACCAAAGGCCTGCGGGAGCGCCGACACCAGTGCCAG gcctgggcagcACCGGAGCCGCTGCCCCCACACAGGCTGGAGGACTCGGCTATGAGTGCCTCTATCCCAGGGCCTGACCAGACAGACAGCAGCGGCGACCTCCTGGCCTTGGCTAGGCTTCCGGCCCACAGGGAGCTGGGCCTGTG GTCCCTGGAGTCCCAGCAGGAAGGTGCCACGGCCTCCGGGGGTCCACGGAGGAGCCCTGAAGAGCAAGAGGACAAGCCTAGGCCCAAGACTCCCTCCGGCCCCCCGTGCCTGGCCCCAG AGCCTTTCAGGACCTTGGGCTGTAACCTGATCCCCTGTCCCCCCAAGATGCCTTCTGATTCTAGCCACAGCTCCTGGGGGGCCACAGGCCTGCAGTTCCAGAGGCGCAGGCTCAGAGCTCTGTGCAGCTTAGGGCCTGGCCTGGGCCAGGGAgctggcctggggcaggggctggctgCAGGGACGGCTCTGAGAGCCCTGGAGGTGACCTCAGGCCCAAGCCCTCGAGCCCAGGGATGTCCAGGCCCAAAGGCAGCACCAGATTCAGCAGCCAGAGTCCCTGGCCTGCGGCGCATGCTGCACCTGAACCCTAtcaccccagcccaggcccccccCTAG
- the LMNTD2 gene encoding lamin tail domain-containing protein 2 isoform X1 yields the protein MIGGGQQEMCKRPAPPGTSGMAPESCQEAEEAKKEAPLSLVGQALVNGPRERPAGTLQDPVAPKCPQDTKPSSSRVVFSTNLQLTPESLDPRALRLLWGQRELEIQALRWAIQNRPDARHCHVLQEVAGIPPERGARNQERFLQNKVQKLTLELKKQKEQAQLEKSQLEERLLQTATTIQQLEAELQAFQKSCLLQLARSSWVGRILRSSTGSVEVVTAETLLELSDLPESDQGPSAGEGFRLEDVDWNSIAQRYPNLFTNIECSSDQKHPRPLSPPEASLSGEWGSELRRRHMEQRLKSVEWSTLPLVGTSSSGGTDSGSSSGQLAARCRVRKVTGRPPRSPGRKSSEPTEAHSRIFSREMQTQTEGLLSPDLRKAHQDQPGKTVLTGEPCAGPEHGPPRRRWSPTGSCLKIIAVSRRDRFVRVLNQSLEETVDLSGLTLQQLVQDFPVCMYRFPPGTLLAPRHHVTVWGEGPRSTKKQLPSSLGFHFNRGCVTLLLNPKGEVLSEYQAPHGVSRGSRIFVDNADLSIDRFPLPEAAPASATLEQMPGTQHSRAGRAREPRARQRRPRPLPSRTALPSGGGLRVSRRPRPTGTRGPFPRQSASKLFRPPEATGTRAPERLPAIPETGLCLEDRQARKEPRVLVCRKTVDRSCPMVALSVQSTAESRFGFRFLPCPPVTAGPNVRV from the exons ATGATAGGGGGAGGACAACAGGAAATGTGCAAACGCCCAG CTCCCCCAGGAACATCAGGAATGGCCCCTGAGTCTTGCCAAGAGGCTGAAGAAGCCAAGAAAGAGGCCCCCTTATCCCTTGTGGGCCAAGCACTGGTCAATGGCCCCCGGGAGCGTCCGGCTGGCACACTCCAAGACCCAGTGGCTCCCAAGTGCCCACAGGACACGAAGCCCAGCTCTTCACGGGTGGTCTTCTCCACCAACCTGCa GTTGACCCCTGAGTCCCTGGACCCTCGCGCCCTGCGGCTGCTCTGGGGTCAACGGGAACTAGAGATCCAGGCTCTGAGGTGGGCCATCCAGAACCGCCCGGATGCCCGGCACTGCCATGTCCTGCAGGAGGTGGCTGGGATCCCACCTGAGAG GGGTGCACGCAATCAGGAAAGGTTCCTGCAGAACAAGGTTCAGAAGCTGACTCTGGAGTTgaaaaagcagaaggaacagGCCCAGCTG GAGAAGTCCCAGCTGGAGGAACGTCTGCTGCAGACCGCGACCACCATACAGCAGCTGGAGGCTGAGCTGCAGGCCTTCCAGAAGTCCTGCCTCCTGCAGCTGGCCCGCTCCTCCTGGGTGGGTCGCATACTGCGATCTTCCACAGGCAGTGTGGAG GTGGTAACCGCAGAAACCCTGCTGGAACTCAGCGACCTCCCTGAGAGCGACCAGGGCCCCTCCGCCGGGGAG GGTTTCCGGCTGGAGGATGTGGACTGGAACAGCATTGCCCAGCGGTATCCTAACCTCTTCACCAACATTGAGTGCAGCTCAGACCAAAA GCACCCACGGCCCCTGTCACCCCCAGAGGCCTCACTGTCAGGTGAGTGGGGCTCGGAGCTGCGTAGACGACACATGGAACAGCGTCTCAAGAGTGTCGAGTGGAGTACCCTGCCCTTGGTGGGTACTAGCAGCTCAGGGGGCACGGACTCTGGCTCCAGCAGTGGCCAGCTGGCTGCGCGATGCCGAGTGCGGAAGGTGACAGGACGCCCGCCTCGCTCGCCGGGCCGCAAGTCTTCTGAGCCCACCGAGGCCCACTCGAGGATCTTCAGCAGGGAAATGCAGACACAGACTGAAG GTCTCCTTTCCCCGGATCTCCGGAAAGCCCATCAGGACCAGCCTGGCAAGACTGTCCTGACGGGGGAGCCCTGTGCAGGTCCAGAGCACGGGCCTCCCAGGCGCCGCTGGAG cccGACGGGTTCCTGCCTGAAGATCATTGCTGTTAGCCGCCGGGACAGGTTTGTACGTGTCCTCAACCAGTCGCTGGAGGAGACCGTGGACCTGAGTGGCCTCACGCTGCAGCAGCTTGTGCAAGACTTCCCTGTGTGCATGTACCGCTTTCCCCCGGGCACGCTGCTGGCGCCTCGGCACCACGTCACG GTTTGGGGTGAGGGGCCCCGCAGCACGAAGAAGCAGTTGCCTTCGTCCTTGGGATTCCACTTCAACCGAGGATGCGTGACTCTCCTCCTGAACCCCAAGGGCGAG GTCCTGAGTGAGTATCAGGCCCCCCACGGCGTGTCCCGCGGCTCAAGGATCTTCGTGGACAACGCCGACTTGTCCATTGACCGCTTCCCGCTCCCAGAGGCCGCGCCTGCCTCCGCCACCTTGGAGCAGATGCCCGGGACCCAGCACTCGCGTGCGGGCAGGGCGCGGGAGCCCCGGGCCAGACAGCGGAGGCCCCG GCCCCTTCCGTCCAGGACCGCCCTTCCCTCGGGGGGCGGGCTCCGCGTGTCACGACGCCCTCGCCCCACCGGGACGCGGGGCCCCTTCCCGCGGCAGAGCGCCAGCAAGCTCTTCCGCCCGCCCGAGGCCACCGGGACCCGCGCGCCGGAACGTCTGCCCGCCATCCCCG AGACCGGGCTGTGCCTCGAGGACCGCCAGGCCAGGAAggagcccagggtcctg GTGTGCAGGAAAACCGTGGACCGGAGCTGCCCGATGGTGGCGCTCTCGGTGCAGAGCACGGCTGAAAGCAGATTCGGCTTCCGCTTCCTGCCCTGCCCGCCGGTCACCGCGGGCCCTAACGTACGGGTGTAG
- the LMNTD2 gene encoding lamin tail domain-containing protein 2 isoform X2 yields MGHEDDSHIILSAPPGTSGMAPESCQEAEEAKKEAPLSLVGQALVNGPRERPAGTLQDPVAPKCPQDTKPSSSRVVFSTNLQLTPESLDPRALRLLWGQRELEIQALRWAIQNRPDARHCHVLQEVAGIPPERGARNQERFLQNKVQKLTLELKKQKEQAQLEKSQLEERLLQTATTIQQLEAELQAFQKSCLLQLARSSWVGRILRSSTGSVEVVTAETLLELSDLPESDQGPSAGEGFRLEDVDWNSIAQRYPNLFTNIECSSDQKHPRPLSPPEASLSGEWGSELRRRHMEQRLKSVEWSTLPLVGTSSSGGTDSGSSSGQLAARCRVRKVTGRPPRSPGRKSSEPTEAHSRIFSREMQTQTEGLLSPDLRKAHQDQPGKTVLTGEPCAGPEHGPPRRRWSPTGSCLKIIAVSRRDRFVRVLNQSLEETVDLSGLTLQQLVQDFPVCMYRFPPGTLLAPRHHVTVWGEGPRSTKKQLPSSLGFHFNRGCVTLLLNPKGEVLSEYQAPHGVSRGSRIFVDNADLSIDRFPLPEAAPASATLEQMPGTQHSRAGRAREPRARQRRPRPLPSRTALPSGGGLRVSRRPRPTGTRGPFPRQSASKLFRPPEATGTRAPERLPAIPETGLCLEDRQARKEPRVLVCRKTVDRSCPMVALSVQSTAESRFGFRFLPCPPVTAGPNVRV; encoded by the exons ATGGGACACGAGGACGACAGCCACATCATCCTCTCAGCTCCCCCAGGAACATCAGGAATGGCCCCTGAGTCTTGCCAAGAGGCTGAAGAAGCCAAGAAAGAGGCCCCCTTATCCCTTGTGGGCCAAGCACTGGTCAATGGCCCCCGGGAGCGTCCGGCTGGCACACTCCAAGACCCAGTGGCTCCCAAGTGCCCACAGGACACGAAGCCCAGCTCTTCACGGGTGGTCTTCTCCACCAACCTGCa GTTGACCCCTGAGTCCCTGGACCCTCGCGCCCTGCGGCTGCTCTGGGGTCAACGGGAACTAGAGATCCAGGCTCTGAGGTGGGCCATCCAGAACCGCCCGGATGCCCGGCACTGCCATGTCCTGCAGGAGGTGGCTGGGATCCCACCTGAGAG GGGTGCACGCAATCAGGAAAGGTTCCTGCAGAACAAGGTTCAGAAGCTGACTCTGGAGTTgaaaaagcagaaggaacagGCCCAGCTG GAGAAGTCCCAGCTGGAGGAACGTCTGCTGCAGACCGCGACCACCATACAGCAGCTGGAGGCTGAGCTGCAGGCCTTCCAGAAGTCCTGCCTCCTGCAGCTGGCCCGCTCCTCCTGGGTGGGTCGCATACTGCGATCTTCCACAGGCAGTGTGGAG GTGGTAACCGCAGAAACCCTGCTGGAACTCAGCGACCTCCCTGAGAGCGACCAGGGCCCCTCCGCCGGGGAG GGTTTCCGGCTGGAGGATGTGGACTGGAACAGCATTGCCCAGCGGTATCCTAACCTCTTCACCAACATTGAGTGCAGCTCAGACCAAAA GCACCCACGGCCCCTGTCACCCCCAGAGGCCTCACTGTCAGGTGAGTGGGGCTCGGAGCTGCGTAGACGACACATGGAACAGCGTCTCAAGAGTGTCGAGTGGAGTACCCTGCCCTTGGTGGGTACTAGCAGCTCAGGGGGCACGGACTCTGGCTCCAGCAGTGGCCAGCTGGCTGCGCGATGCCGAGTGCGGAAGGTGACAGGACGCCCGCCTCGCTCGCCGGGCCGCAAGTCTTCTGAGCCCACCGAGGCCCACTCGAGGATCTTCAGCAGGGAAATGCAGACACAGACTGAAG GTCTCCTTTCCCCGGATCTCCGGAAAGCCCATCAGGACCAGCCTGGCAAGACTGTCCTGACGGGGGAGCCCTGTGCAGGTCCAGAGCACGGGCCTCCCAGGCGCCGCTGGAG cccGACGGGTTCCTGCCTGAAGATCATTGCTGTTAGCCGCCGGGACAGGTTTGTACGTGTCCTCAACCAGTCGCTGGAGGAGACCGTGGACCTGAGTGGCCTCACGCTGCAGCAGCTTGTGCAAGACTTCCCTGTGTGCATGTACCGCTTTCCCCCGGGCACGCTGCTGGCGCCTCGGCACCACGTCACG GTTTGGGGTGAGGGGCCCCGCAGCACGAAGAAGCAGTTGCCTTCGTCCTTGGGATTCCACTTCAACCGAGGATGCGTGACTCTCCTCCTGAACCCCAAGGGCGAG GTCCTGAGTGAGTATCAGGCCCCCCACGGCGTGTCCCGCGGCTCAAGGATCTTCGTGGACAACGCCGACTTGTCCATTGACCGCTTCCCGCTCCCAGAGGCCGCGCCTGCCTCCGCCACCTTGGAGCAGATGCCCGGGACCCAGCACTCGCGTGCGGGCAGGGCGCGGGAGCCCCGGGCCAGACAGCGGAGGCCCCG GCCCCTTCCGTCCAGGACCGCCCTTCCCTCGGGGGGCGGGCTCCGCGTGTCACGACGCCCTCGCCCCACCGGGACGCGGGGCCCCTTCCCGCGGCAGAGCGCCAGCAAGCTCTTCCGCCCGCCCGAGGCCACCGGGACCCGCGCGCCGGAACGTCTGCCCGCCATCCCCG AGACCGGGCTGTGCCTCGAGGACCGCCAGGCCAGGAAggagcccagggtcctg GTGTGCAGGAAAACCGTGGACCGGAGCTGCCCGATGGTGGCGCTCTCGGTGCAGAGCACGGCTGAAAGCAGATTCGGCTTCCGCTTCCTGCCCTGCCCGCCGGTCACCGCGGGCCCTAACGTACGGGTGTAG